The proteins below are encoded in one region of Scylla paramamosain isolate STU-SP2022 chromosome 8, ASM3559412v1, whole genome shotgun sequence:
- the LOC135103024 gene encoding uncharacterized protein LOC135103024 has protein sequence MPRPIKLPDNKQSAREIMKDFSERAYHTTYKGFFEKAVQILYGEDFVIKTDLSKRMMFSCQLCSKDMNSEIALVQHSQSGSHQKNLDKKMREVFQDAVYMQDTKYHHRDRPHYNASRLQSMLMTSQVKPVGLQVVEEYEKEHSSWRYYKCNLCGAHGRLEAMYKHIIGNRHTEKYIRSRVSLRTSVLTTKERESIRKFLIDKEGMPISAIKIYRDGSLYPLKWERHNPSHAAVKRKQEAERELPGTSQSSFASRPSCSSSPDESPEYSQEMERKTSLVCQTQKNEFSEKRPKEESSLSMFQNKFPPPPPPPPPLTDIKTETNGDQQARTSFKTKEDIIMQDQSTQKFDLEELMIQFNFIVKTSHLPEFDIHTTEDAKAALDMMFKISSALHFIAKKNIENSADQSQDHIDHLTHKKNLLSKIMGSIKLRMEAALLGKLGT, from the exons atGCCACGCCCTATCAAACTACCTGATAACAAG CAGTCAGCCAGAGAAATTATGAAGGATTTTTCAGAAAGGGCATATCATACAACCTACAAAGGTTTCTTTGAGAAGGCTGTCC aaattctatatggagaagacTTTGTAATAAAGACTGATCTTTCAAAGCGTATGATGTTCTCCTGCCAG CTGTGCAGCAAAGACATGAACAGTGAGATAGCCTTAGTACAGCACTCACAATCAGGAAGTCACCAGAAA AATCTtgataaaaaaatgagagaggtcTTTCAAGATGCAGTATACATGCAAGATACAAAGTACCACCACAGAGACAGGCCACACTACAATGCCAGCAGATTGCAGTCCATGCTGATGACAAGCCAAGTGAAGCCAGTTG gtTTACAGGTGGTTGAGGAGTATGAAAAGGAACACTCATCATGGAGATACTACAAATGCAATCTATGTGGTGCACATGGCAGACTAGAAGCAATGTACAAGCACATCATcggaaacagacacacagaaaaatatatt AGATCTCGTGTAAGTCTCAGGACCTCAGTTCTAAcgacaaaggaaagagagtctATCCGCAAATTTTTAATAGACAAGGAAGGTATGCCTATCTCTGCCATCAAAATATACAGAG ATGGAAGCCTGTATCCATTAAAGTGGGAAAGACACAATCCTTCTCATGCAGCAGTGAAAAGGAAGCAGGAAGCAGAGAG ggAATTGCCAGGCACATCACAGTCTTCCTTTGCCAGCAGACCTTCATGTTCCTCCAGCCCAGATGAATCACCAGAATATTCacaagaaatggaaaggaagacttCTTTAGTGTGCCAAACTCAGAAGAATGAATTTTCAGAAAAGAGGCCCAAAGAAGAATCTTCTCTCTCAATGTTCCAAAataaatttcctcctcctcctcctcctcctcctcctttgacagATATCAAGACAGAGACAA ATGGTGATCAGCAGGCACGAACATCATTTAAAACTAAAGAAGATATTATAATGCAAGACCAAAGCACACAAAAATTTGACCTGGAGGAGCTTATGATTCAGTTCAATTTTATAGTGAAAACAAGCCATTTACCTG AATTTGACATCCATACTACAGAAGATGCCAAGGCAGCACTTGACATGATGTTCAAAATTAGTTCTGCACTTCATTTTATTGCtaaaaagaatatagaaaattCAGCTGACCAGTCACAGGATCATATAGACCATCTCACTCACAAGAAAAAT CTGTTGTCTAAGATCATGGGCAGCATAAAACTAAGAATGGAAGCAGCATTACTTGGAAAACTTGGTACGTAG
- the LOC135102599 gene encoding uncharacterized protein LOC135102599, which produces MEVSGLGSFFKGALASAVDPYLQGLAKRFVPYQELELVWNQVKKGHAAYLHNRQFLEFVIATQFTSSKGESSMRIMKECFAPYSIAMALQQNSPLKKKFDHVISWMLASGLVRHWFLESLRLSRKVKTKVSNKVGSQYNTTTSLQLSGIQGVIPLSTDHMQGVFFIYMIGQLMAFLVLVLECCQCHFSNKI; this is translated from the exons ATGGAAGTTTCAGGCCTTGGAAGCTTCTTTAAGGGAGCCTTGGCCTCAGCAGTTGATCCATATTTACAG GGTTTAGCCAAGAGGTTTGTACCTTATCAAGAATTGGAGCTTGTGTGGAACCAGGTGAAGAAGGGACATGCAGCTTATCTCCACAACAGGCAGTTCCTTGAATTTGTCATTGCCACACAGTTCACTAGCAGCAAAGGAGAAAGCAGCATGAGAATAATGAAG GAATGCTTTGCACCGTACAGCATTGCCATGGCCCTCCAGCAAAATTCACCACTCAAGAAAAAATTTGATCATGTCATTAGTTGGATGCTGGCAAGTGGTCTAGTACGCCATTGGTTTCTGGAATCCTTAAGGCTGTCTCGTAAG GTAAAGACAAAGGTCAGCAATAAAGTTGGAAGCCAatacaacaccaccacttcatTACAACTCAGTGGGATTCAAGGGGTGATCCCCCTTAGTACTGACCATATGCAAGGAGTCTTTTTCATATATATGATTGGACAACTAATGGCATTCCTTGTCTTAGTGTTGGAGTGCTGCCAATGTCATTTCTCTAACAAAATCTGA